From the Lathyrus oleraceus cultivar Zhongwan6 chromosome 3, CAAS_Psat_ZW6_1.0, whole genome shotgun sequence genome, the window GTTGAAATACGTGATACAAGAGGTCATGTATCCCATATCTAACTTTTTTTATTGAAATACGTAGTCATTAAAACTTTTTCCTCTGATGAAACAATTGTTGCAACTCTAGACACATTGAGAATAAACATTGTCATTAGCATACTCACTGATTGGGAATGTTCATCTAGTCATTGTTGGCTTGACATCCTAAGGTATGCGCGACCTAATGATTGAAAATTTCTAGTGATATTGGTCGTAGTGTCCTATTGAGTGTGCCAAATTTGTTATCAAACGTTGGAAGTTTAGTCAAGATTTAACGGATAGCTCTCAACATTgattttgttttttctttttcaaacGATTGCGACATGAGAGGAACTTTATCTCTCAATTGTTGATTTCTTGATTACTCCAAAAAAACATTAAGTATGAATATGTGAAATTGAACTATAAACTTAAAAAATACATAAAATAGTAAATAAAGAAGATAAAATGCATAAAATAGATTTAATTTGGTGAATGAATGTTTAAAATTTAAAAAGTGCGGTAGTGATTGAAAAAAATATCCTACTAACCATGTATTATGATCTATAAATTTTGTTTTTTCTCATTCAACTATTTATAGTATGTGGTTGTTTTATCTATTGTTGAGATATATGGCGTCTCATTTTTAAGTGTAATGTTTTATTTCTCGGTGTATTCCGTTCAGTTGGTCCAACAAGTGGTTTCAAAATCATCACCTTCACGTAAAATTCTAAATGTGATTGGATgatatatttaatttatttttttaatatactttttcttaaataataattCATATTTATAAATCTGATATAGATGCTTTCCATTTTGATCCTTATCCAAGGTTACACAATGCCTCCATCTTTTCTTAAACTACTCTTTCCTTGTCTGTACCTCAGTGTTTCTTCTATAATGCATAAAATCCGATTCCAAGGATACAATGGGCATTTCAATTCGACACCAGGTAAGCCGTTGGCGACTTTCACTCGCACGAAATCCAATCAAGGAACGCCACCTGTATGATGACGTTAATCATTAATCACTTAATGACGTCATTACTATTCGTAAGATTCACTACCCACGCGCCATCCTCTTTTCCATCTCCCACAGAAGAACCCAAAGCCATACACGTTACACGCTACGCATCCTCCACCGCTGTGCGCAATACTCTCTCAAGCAGCGCGTGTGAGTTTAAGTAACATGTTAAAAGGGTTTGAATTTTCATACCAAGGTTCCACTTCACTTCGACGCATGTGCAAATATAACAAcaacttttttattttttattttttaataatataaCAACAACttgttttctcattttgtttttttcttcataaaaatATAAAACCCTACATTTACACCCTATATATTAAAGAGTTCAGTGTTTGTGAGTGTGTATTTTTTAAGATAGAGAAAAAAGAAATAGTGTAACCACAAAACCAAACCAAAATCTTCCTTAGATTCAATTttcaaaaatggaaaatgaaaatcTAGGTCATGGCCGTGGGAAGGTGATTGATGAGTTATTAAGAGGACGTGAACTTGCAAATCAACTTAGAAATATCCTCAATGAAAGTGGTGATGTTGATGATAATAATGGATCAACAACACCATTTGCTGAACATCTTTTGAAGGAAGTGCTTATGACCTTTACCAATTCTCTCTTGTTCTTGAATAATACTCAAACTTCTGAGGTCTCTGATGTGCAACTCACCAAATCTGAAGATTCTCTTGAGAGTAATTGCAAGAGTACTTCCATTGTTAAGGAACGAAGAGGTTGTTACAAAAGAAGGTAATTACgtaattttatttttattactaGTTACTAATTTTTCTTTCACATATCGCTTTTCTTTTCTTTGATAAAGGTATATATAGTTTGTCCGCAAATTCTGAAAGAAATTAACATTGGTAGATTAGATGCCATCGTTAGGGTTTGAATTTTTTGATACTCACGATTCTGTATGACTTTTAAGTGATTATTAATATTTCTACCCATAAAGAAAACTATATATACCAGATCTATTTAAAGGGTTGATTTTCAAGCATATGGTTTTTGATATTTAGTATATTTGgttgatttttattttatttattatttatttttctcttcTTATTTCTTGTGTGAGTTTTATAATTTCACTTATATTTGAAGTTTGGATGAGGTAATGTATACTTTGTTATTTGACATGATTACTAATAATTAAAAGTTAATTAATACTTTTGTTATTATTTGTCCCTTACATATGAGTAATATTGGACCCTATCAATTATTGTTCCTCATTATTATCATCATCATATCAACCACATATCATGAAGGGACTTTGTTGTAATTTGGCAGAAAAGTTTCACAAACATGGGAGAAGGAATCTGAATATCTAGTGGAAGATGGTCATCAATGGAGAAAGTATGGCCAAAAAACTATCCTCAACACCAAATTCCCAAGGTATGTTCCATTATATCTGTCCGTGTCGTGACATACATTTTTTCTGAGGTTTCGGTGCTAGATAGATCTCTTCTATGCTATGAATTTACATATTTTTGTGTTGTGCAGGAACTACTACAGGTGCACTCATAAAATTGAACAAGGTTGCAAAGCAACAAAACAAGTGCAAAAAATTCAAGAGGATCCATCTCTTTTCAAAACAGTCTACTATGGCCATCACACATGTAGAATCTTACAAAGCCCTGAGATCATTGTGGATTCATCACTTTCTCCTTCTCATCACTCCTCCATGTTCCTTAGCTTTGACAACTCTTTCCCAACACCAGCCAAACAAGATTGTCCTTTTCTCTCATCACCTTCTTAtccatcaacatcatcatcaataATATCATCATTGAAAAAGGAGTGCAAGGAAGAGATTGTTTATCCTCCTCATTCATCTTCAGCTAATGATTATTACCTCTCTGGACTCACTTTTGATGATTCAGAAAAGGATGTCACACTATCATCAACCCTTGATTCTCATCAACTAGGTGTCAATATTCCTGATATCTTGTATGATGATGTCCTTAATTGGCCTCTTTCTTGAAATTTGATGATTATAACTATGTTTTGGTCAATGAATTTTCCTTTGTCTTAGTGTGTTTTTCCATTATGGATTTTAGCTTAATATGGTTGATAGCAAGTAGGAGAGATTAGTTTAGTATGGTTGCTAGCTAGCTAGCTTGGCTTCATTTGATGTAAAATATGGTTTTGTATTTATCCATTTCCAATAAAAATGTGACACCGTTTTAATTATCAAGAAAGTAAATGTGTCATATATGTAGTGATGTAAAAATACGACTTTTTTGTTCGGATAAACACAGTTCAGTTGCTAGTTATGTTGAGAAAATAGATTTATGAACGAGAGTTTGAATGCGTGACATCCACTTATTGTTTATTTAAATTTCAAACTATTTGAGAAAAAAATATATGGCTTCTTCGACGTGCAGGTATGAGTAATAAAAGCAACGTACAAAGTGATTATGTAGTATAGTACCAGTACTTTATAGGAGAGGAGGTTATAAGGGTGGATTCAATGTTTCATTGAAGGAAATATCAAAAGTGTCTGTATTATTAATGTGATGTGGAGTTGTTGTTTTTCTGTTTTGTTGTTTTGGGGTGAGTGGGATATAGTACAATGAGAAAAAAGGTGATGGAGATTGTTCGTTGATATGTGAATGTGTGTGAGATATATTCTATTTACAGCGTGCAAAATACAATGGCCACAAACTTCTGATCCACATGAATAATGATTACTTGGCTTTATATGGAAAGAAAAGAATTTGGATGTTTTACATTTCTTCAAAGTTTTAAGAAATAATCTATAGTTAACTTTTTTGATTTGAACTTATTTTGCATACGCAATAGAAAATTCTTGGGTGGTCCTTGATTAATACATGTAAAGAATGATTTTTTATCAAGTAGTAATGTGTATAAAAGATTGGATAATTTCTCTTAAATTGATATTTACGAATGAATATGACCATTGATAAAATAATTATCTATCATGGCAATTAATCGTTTATGTAGAATTTAAAGAAAAATTAGGAGCATTGAAAGAACAACAATATTTTTAGTCAATCTACACAAACAAAGTGTCTACAATTTCAACGTTAGATGTTCTAATCGAAGACTTTCTGAGACATACAAAATACATATACGGTTTCATAAATCAAAATTTATCAAGGTTAAATACTTCAACACAAG encodes:
- the LOC127127290 gene encoding WRKY DNA-binding transcription factor 70; translated protein: MENENLGHGRGKVIDELLRGRELANQLRNILNESGDVDDNNGSTTPFAEHLLKEVLMTFTNSLLFLNNTQTSEVSDVQLTKSEDSLESNCKSTSIVKERRGCYKRRKVSQTWEKESEYLVEDGHQWRKYGQKTILNTKFPRNYYRCTHKIEQGCKATKQVQKIQEDPSLFKTVYYGHHTCRILQSPEIIVDSSLSPSHHSSMFLSFDNSFPTPAKQDCPFLSSPSYPSTSSSIISSLKKECKEEIVYPPHSSSANDYYLSGLTFDDSEKDVTLSSTLDSHQLGVNIPDILYDDVLNWPLS